In the Hermetia illucens chromosome 1, iHerIll2.2.curated.20191125, whole genome shotgun sequence genome, gaaagaaaaattttaacaaaatttcagATAATACAAAACATTACGTACATTGTCTCTTCAAAGGAACGAATATTTActaatttttcttctgtttgctacTATTCTTATTCTGATTGCTACATTTTATTCCAAAAAGTAGGTGAATAACTTTTCTAAACATAAAAGCTAAAGTCTTAAATATAACGGAAAATATCGCAAACAAAAATCCAAACACATCGAGACCATACAGCTGAATGAAGTTCATATGAACAGCTGGACTCTGCATATGCTTAGCACCTCTATGTCTAATAACGTATTCTATCCAATAAGCGGCTGTGTCTCTGGGGCTCATGGGCCTATCTCGATAAATTCGAGAAAACGCCTGAACTTTGTTCCTGTAAGTGGGATTATGCAGAACCTCCTCAACAGTGGATTTCAAATTCTCAGCAGTGATTTTTCCTTTTCCTAGGGTTAGACCGTGGCCAGCTTTCTGTACGGCATCCATGTTTGAAAACTGATCAGCGAAAAGTGGGGTACCAACCATTGGCACTCCGTGATACTCCGATTCTACTACGCTGCCATGTCCTCCATGAGTTATGAATAGTTTAATGTTAGGGTGGGCTAGAATGTAATCCTGAGGAAGCCACTTTCTGAATAAAATATTAGATGCTTTGCCAGGAGGTGCGTTTTCTTCCCATTTCCATATAACACGTTGTTTTAATCCAGAAAGAACTTTGTAGAAGATTTTGATTGTTTCTGAATTCATATCAGCACTGCGGACAATCGTACCAAGGCTTAAATACACTGCTCCATATTTAGAAGTGCCATCCAGGAATTGCTTGATATCCTGTAGAGAAAATTTAAGGGATATCAATTTTAAATGCTTcaactttaaaattttaaatttaaaatcaaaGGTTTAGTAGAGAGGAGAAAGATGTGTTTTGCAGCTTCAAAAATTCGACAAAAAGTGAAGGGTATACAGCAAAAGAATCAAGTGtttcgttgaatttaagggtagCTCCGTATACTTGTTAGAGGAAGCAACTAAATAAAGGGGCTGAACTAGTACtctgattttagatttgatatcAGGTGGGTCATAGGGAGAAGTGGGATAAAAAAGTGTGCCAAAAAAAATGAGGTAAATCTCATTCTCAAAATCTATCCGATCAAAAAAACACTGGACTCACTGTTTGCCCCGTTGTGCCCGAAAATTTGCGgtacattatattatattcttcAAGGTTCATAGATGAAACCAGAAGGTTGAGAGACGCTCTCGAAGGGCATAGTTATCGGACCTCACAATTtcatggaaaaattttcaaagtttccagtttttctATGTAAGGAACCATTTGTAGGCGGCTGCTCCATTTGTGAGGAGGTAAAATTTTGGCAAATTCGGATATGTACATATGGAAAATCGAATTAATATTTACATCCTAAAGAAACAAACATTTTCCTATCACGAAGTGCGCATATGTATCTATATGTATGAGTTGAAGAACATCACGGTCATTTCGTATATACACATATACGCATTTCAATATTGTCGCTTTACTTCGGACGATAAATTGCTCATATATACGTGCTCGTATGCATTTGGATACCGCCTCGCCCTTCGAATATccgtacatatatataatatatgttcaAGGCAGTTCACTCCATACATATTGTTCTTCTAGTCATTCGTGGGACTGATTCACAAATAACTAAACAAGTAGGGCTACGTAATTTACAGCCTCTTAAAACAATCTAGTTAAATATGTTTTAATACAAGTATGTATACTTCCGACTTTCATTTGATCCATCTCACGATCTCTGGATGTTTGAAATCTGAAGGTCTTCGAAGGGTACTCTCATTTCCGTTGCGACAGGGACCGAGATTTATCACGCAGGTTCACTGACGATGGGGTTCTAATTGGAATAAAAGGTACACTTCTTCCCTATGTGTCTCACCGTCCAACTCCTCCCTTCCCtcattcattgtatcttgtatagAAGTATCCTGTGCTTGTCTGACAGTTTGTTGGAACTCAGCAAATTTCattgcttccctttcttcctctgcgaagattttcacctccccaTGCTTAACTGGCGCAATGATAGTCGCCTTCCGAtttcttccaacaacctcttccACTCTTTCCTGAAAACATttattctgccctgaatttcaactctACCAAAAACTTCTTGTGCCGCATTCTCAATCTTTTCCTTTCCATCCTCCCCGGGTTCCATccatctttatttccttgcacatctccCCACTTGAATTTAAAGCGATGCTCCCCTGTTTAAACTCCAAAACTGCTCGTAAATCTGCAAAGTCAATTTTGATGGTTTCAATTCTACGACCGTCtctgtttttatttcttttcagtGTTTACTCTCTCGACAACTGCGCCCCTGATGCCTTTTCTACATGCAGGGCGCTTCAAACCTATCGCCATTCCTCCGCTTATGCTTTCCTCGTTGATAATCTTGATGCGAATGCCGGACCTCTTACCGATGTCCATCCTAACCTGTTCCTCCCTCTCCCTCTGTGCataatttttaagaaaagttACGAAGAATGCCACTTTGCTCATTTGTAAAAAGAAGTCCTTATCATCTCTATCCTTCAGAGCAGAGACTCTTCTCTAGTTGTAAACTACCGTCCCATCTCTTTTCTCTCCTCTCTCTTCAAAACCTTCCAAAGATATTTTAACGACAACAAGTACACGCCATCCGGACGGATTTCTCCAAAGTCGTTCATACCGTTGACCACaacattctcctctccaaaTTCTCTCTACTTAGCTTCCCCTGCTCAATCATCTCTTGGCTGTCCTCCTACCTATCAAACATttctgcagagtttcttttcatggttgctCATCCCGTTCCCCCTCCCCTTCGTCCGGTGCTCCCCAAAGTTCCATATTTGGCCTCCTACTATTCCTGTTTTCCATCAATGATGTCCACTCCTTCTTCACCTCTCACCTGCCCATCATGTTTGCTCTATTCAGGCAATCTTAAGTTATTCGCCCCTATTTTATCTTCACTAGACTGTGCTTTCTTGCATTCCAACATGGATATTGTGGCCCGTTGAGGCTCGGTTTCCAAGCTGATACCACTGATCTCTTTTCAAGACCTGCATGTAATCTTCTAAAACGAACTTCGCGTCAATTCCTACTTTATTGATATATATTAATTGTGttttcaaaatgtctggttttattctaCGTTTATGTTGCAGCTTAACCTCAAGTCAagtcaacgacgaacccgacaacgaaaatggaataacgatttgcgcattttctcatggaacatgtgcTCCAACACTCGGTTCGAAAATAAAGCTGAtgtaatgctacaagagatgtgcttgacagggaccggtttcctggagaataaCCATTACACCTTATATTgtagtagccatccagtaaaaaATGTGCCCGGAATGGGTTGCTTAGTCAGCCaataaatgaaacctgttgttactCTGCGCTTGTAGggcaaatatggaaatattagcctcattaactttcacgCGCCTTCTACGGGACAGCAGACAGCAGATATCCCaatatgatatccaaatcattCTTGAAGATTTCAGCAGTCAAGTAGAGACGAGTCTcgattcagacgatacgtttgTTTGCGCGAGAAGAAAGCAGACGTGGGCCTTGCCAGacagaaccactttcaaccaaattgaccaagtcTTTTTCGGACGCGCCATCTTTCAGCCATGATGAATGCCAAAACCTATAGGGGCCAATATACACTCGAATCGCTATCTCGTTGAAATGGTGCTCcggactcgaataacaacaccatctagaatctcctctgataTCTGGTGAGAGTtagtactgaagccatccacaacacagctttCCATAACACCTACAAGGACCCGCGGTTAACAGAGGgtttggagatgaagtatctacaaatgatcttcacaaccacctgaggaTCGTtttcataaatatggccacagACATACTTGGCAACAGCCGCTAAACAAGCGGGAATGCAGGGTCTATGACGAATGTAACCTAACAATAGAACTGAAGAATGTCGCAttatgttacattctcaaaggctGGCAGAACAaataggtctatgaactcgaaaagtacaggaagcaaccgcaccagtcacggaaattttaccaacacgtCAGCAGGAAGAAGCTTTATACATCCTGATTCTCATCCTGCCATGACacagagggaaatttgatttccgacagttaAGTAAGTTCAGGAACTGCTTATCGAatacatcagcgagttggaggtcccgccaactgaagataacgggcaaatactgccaccagcgagtatagaagaaataataataataatcgttggcgcaacaatccatattggatcagggcctcaaagtgtgttagagcacttcattcaaaaccgtaacgatacactacagtagtacactgtaggaggcaatgtggtcagcattgcgcttgcccgagattattaccctcatttaacccaggtactcattcacagctgagttgattgttacccgacgtcaaatcacgatacaaattccactgccaccagtgagatttgaaccacgaccttccgtacgatagccttgtgctccaaccactcaactatccggacacgaaaCGGTCCGCGCAATTTATCGTCTTGAAAATCTTACTTCGCCCGAGCCGATTAAAttgcagtcgaattggttaactaGGGGGGCGAAGTATTACAcctagcggttcatcaacttatacttaGGGTGTAAGATAAGCAAGTCCGAACTCCGGAAGCTGAcaattcaggtatgaaaggttttgtgtatttcttatatgaaggcatttgagtgtgcatttgccccattagtacgtagcacgtaatatatgcatatcatcatcatcaacggcgcaacaacaggtatccggtctgggtctaccttaataaggaactccaggcaccccggttttgcgccgagatccaccaaaccgatatccctaaaagctctctgccgtcctgacctacgccatcactccatcttaggtaggatctgcctcgtcttctttttctaccatagatattgcccttatacactttccgggctggatcatccttatccatacggattaggtgactccCCCCGCccccgcaacttgttgagccggatttcgtcTACTactagacggtcatggtatcgctcatagatttcgtcgttatgtaggctacagaatcgtccatcctcatgtagaggaccaaattcgtcggaggattattctctcgaaagcggctaagagttcgcagcttttttgctaaaaacccaagtttccgagtaatacataaggactggcaagatcatagtattgtacagtaagagctttgacagtCTGGTGAGACGttacgagcggaacagtttttgtaagctgcaataggctttcatcgtcatagttgttatcggttatgattttcgaccctagataggagaaatattcaacggtctcaaatatatacatatacatatattttatatgaaaatatccactttcgagtaaTATTGACgtccaaagtcttgaatttgcaaagaagcgactaatttgatctattataacattgttagtaatagtgccatttccataaaacttggtagaatcatgccctatattatagcctacattgctgtaaaatgtaagaggggttttccaagcaattactaaaatttatagtaatatattattattaacttaatttgagcagacatcAGTGGGTacgatatttcggagcctaggtaccatatagtggcagcctcttcattttttttcaaattttttgggttggttagtttctgagaatgggcccgttaaagaaatgatcactttcacactccgcactcccaacctttccaaaaaaatattaaaaccgaGTTCGGAAAACATTAATTGAGACCACTCAATTGATAACCCAcctgaccatatttgatgaaaaaaaatgtacaccccgccCCCTTTTGgatatatggggacctccccttatattcattgttttgcacaaaacctttaaaaggagatatcaagcagtacagcaattatagaggtattacgttgctgcgttctatctataagatattttccgctatcttgctagttcggatagcgccatacgcccGAATATCATTAGCCTATACCAAAGGCACATTaattgtaccatcttttcatcgactttaagaacggctatggtagcatagccatgATAAAACTATACACAACCATAAGAAAATTTGTATCCCAAGCAAATTGCTAAGGCTGACTAAGTGGAGAGATATAAAGCAGCAGGTTTGCTCTGGAGATCATTCAACGTCAACGActatctaagacaaggggatgcgccatTGTGCACCTATTCTAATCTGGCCGTGGGAAAACCGAACCGTAATTTtgaggcaaatgcaagaggcaccattctctttatgtccacccacctactggcgtacgctgacgatattaacatcaCAGGAAGAACAACCCCAAAAACAATCAACTGCCCTCCTCCAGATCGAACAAGTGGCgcgacatcttgggctgcacatcaatgaaagcaaaaagacatatatgatggcaacgtcagcatcaaaaactaaccaaccaaccaacaacaacaaatcacacgtcaaatgagaacaataaagatagaagacttacactttgagaccgttgataacatCCCCtacctagggttgaaaatcgcaaCTGATGACCCATCGTGGTTCTTCGAGCAAATGAGGGGCAGTGCCTCGATCAGAGGAAAAAGGCTTTGAAAGTGACTGTAGTATATGCAAACCATATACATTCTACAACCTGGCGCTCTACTTTCATCTCCAATCATAAAAAGTGGTTTATATGTACTTGTAATTCGCGTGAGTGGATATGATATTCTTTTTAATTCCTtcagtttaaaattttttttctgccTCCCATTATTTCTGTAATACAATATATACAAATGTATTTTCCGCGAATTCTGTTTCAAGGGGCTCAAGTCAATTCAGTTGTTTATTCTTATGTATATTATGTACAACAGAGAGGACCGAAAAAAGCAGCGACTCTCTTCAATAACAACTTCTCCATCTTTAGGGATGTATGCTTAAATAGTGTTCTTTCCAACCAAATTAAATTACTACTTACCTTTGGTAAAGGATTCGGTTTCGGTTTGACTTGAATTCCCCCAATTTCCACAATAGCTGGAACATTCGGTCTTATAATACCTCCTGAGAAGTGACTGCAGGTTAATATGAGCGAAACATTCTTCAACATTTCATTATAAGTTGGATATTTTTCTGGTGGAAAATTATACCTGCAAAGAcgattctttttgtttttaattatagCGGTTcattattgtattgtattaCTTGTAGAGATTTTCCATTCTGTAATCTAGGTATGGCCCAAAACTGATATTCATCAGGAGCACCATCAAAAGATTCTTAACTCGGTCCAAGAAGCCAAGCGGCTGTGCAGCTTCCATAAAAAGCTCAGGAACGTAAGTTACCTCTAAAGGATTACCAATGATATCATTAACTACTTTCATTGGCCGATGTGTAAAGGTCATAACAATCGGGCATTTGAAAtgagcagcgacaccaatttgaaaagtattaaagaATTCACCAAACACAACCAAATCGAAAGTCTCCTCTCCCATAAGACGCCTCATTTGCGGATCATGCAAAGTTAAATTGTTATATTCTAAGGAAAACTCGATTCCTTTCAGCGTATTCTGCAGGAATCCGTAAGCACTTTTCGAAGTGTTCACATATCCTGATATAAGTTCCTTGGGTGTTGGTGGAACACTTACTTGTATATGACGATAGCGTTTGGCCGAATCCTTCAATGGCAATGTTGTTACGATTGTCACATCATGTCCTCGCTCAATCAACGGTTCCATGATGGATTTGTGACTGATAAGATGCGATTTACTGTACGTTGCGAACAAGCCTAGGATTTTAGCTGGTTCGCCCGCTGCTGTCAATGATAAAACGACTAAAAAATTAGCAGCCGAAATAGTAATAATAACGCGTAATTTTTGCTGAATTATGTTCTCGTTTTGAGTACAATCTTTTCAGAGAGAAGCAGCATTTTGGAAAGAAACTATTGCAGTTAGCAATCATGGTTTTCGTAGATTGCCGccatcaatacaggggtttggGCAGTTAAAGAAAAATGGATCATTCGATCTGTCCACAACTGatttttacatacatatattttatgGCTGACAGTAAAGAATCTTATGGTACCCGCGGGAATTGGAAGCGTACTTTTTCTTACTTACTTTTCCTCAGGCCAGAATTTAATGAGAATATAAGATTctcattaaatttaaaaacCTTTAATTCGCGGTAATACACTGGTTCATACACAGGTTCTAGCCTTATACATGAAAAAGACGGTAGCATGAAACTTCCAACGGTGAGACTTCACAGATTAGTTGAATTAAGTTGCAGCAATTTCATGCATTTTATATTAGGGTCCGGGAACCGATCGTATGATGATCTTATGGATAAAGTCCAAACATGAACGAGCATTTGTGTTTGCGTTATATTGCCATAGTTCTAAAGGGAGTCTCCGTtcactaaggttttgtgtaaacacaataccttattcaaatcaattcaatgtctgactccgtctgtctgtctgtcagacccGATTTACTTGAAAATGACTGAAGcaattgttgcgaaatttgatgggaatgTGTGctttgtgaatccctttatatatagcaagtTGCACtattttgagttgagtttaagaggggctcctcatacatgtaaaagttttccagtaaatttggtcatgtggggtatcaaatgaagggctcaattagcactttttgaaaatgatcttgTTCCTGATACACACGGGAGCGaaggttcaaaatgtgtgcactAAAAAATGAAGCAggtttcgttttcagaacctctccacccgaaaaatctgaaaaaaatcacagtggtgctgaacaacaaacaacaaagtctaggcctcaaaatacatctggttccgatatctgaacaaataaaattaataatagtatatttccatattttagaaatttgcctggcaacctccccttaaattcatcttagaagtCCAAATTTTGGGTTTGGCGtaaggataacataaggcacaacTAggtcaactattactaacaaagttattgagggTAaaacttttcgtttttttttttaatttcatgcattgtacaacgtgtatgacgtcacacAATTCGACAATACCACAAATAAGTGCACTCATATAAATGGAGGGGTCGAaaggaaacattttgttttagtttttcagtcagtttttttttagtttagttttttgtGTATATCAATATCCATTACTCCAGAGAGACATATGTTGCATGTAGGTATACatacgtgctaatgaaatttgcaggtagtgtctaattcagaaagatatatttccacattaaaccagcggtattcaatatacttactatatatgtacatatgtatgcttttgtgcacaaagtaaaAAGGAAATATGTGTAAGATCATTTCGCtagtaggcagtttgtttgtttaggatgaagaTAATATCTATttctgtttggaaaaatatgaagcaatatttcggatttgcagctatatacggttggaaaaatgtgcgtagaaatttctcacataagattcCAGattccaagtttcatggaaatacgGCCATTAGTGCCATAACGTTGGCAgttgaaacttatcaatttcgcgaacTTACTGCATctcaagccatgcaaataagatgctgacgtcataattaacgaaaataacatTCGGGTGAGGTAGTCTCCAtaagtcccatatatgaagagGTTACTTCTACTCAGCCCTTTTACCCTCTGATGCTCCGATTAGGGAAGCCTTTTCTtatggtttcgtgtaaaacaaaatgttatcaaaatcggtttactgtccgcctgtctgtcgactttttataaaagaaacacacaaaactttacCTGAAGCATTCAGTTTCCGATTTCCGGACTTGTTTAATCTTGTAAAGTGTTCAATACACATTTTGTATACTAGCATTTTCTTGCTGAACCTAACAAAATTGCAAAATActtttaaaaaacaagtcggaataccggaagctgggaggTTCGGggataaagattttgtgttttccCATTTGTAACTACCccgaatttcgaaaatatggtaatatactattattaactttatttaagccgatatcagatgtattttgaggcctagatttcgaaaaacccaaccattattaacaaagttaaagtcaaaattttgtattcccCGTGAATTCATataattcatattcatataAAGGGAACTCATATAAACGGTGGAATTGAAGTttaaaaatacatatatcaatgactatttttattttcgctatgtacgaatggaaaaacacgcataagaaatttcttacataaaacgaACGAAtttcttacacaaaacctccatacccgaagcatccagcttccggtatttggacttgttttattttttcttccaaaACAGGATTGAGGCATTTTTTacaagtttttatttaaaaaattttaagaaattaaAGCTCAGccatatatcagctgatcgcacttttcacttctttaccacatacgcaccacagacacaacttctcgatgcaaaggccTGCAACGtgtctgctgatgactatatcatcattgcgggcgaccttaatggtcgtgtgggtgaaaagacaggcggtaacaggtgccatgaggaAAAGAGCTTTGGAGCAcgcaatataaataaaatgagCGTATAgtagattttgcggacacccgtgACCTtctacttataaatacatggtttatcaaacgattatctcatcttcctacattttatagtcggaATAGTACAACCCAAATCGACTAAATTTTCATTaggcgccgacattttaccaccgctaCCAATTAAAAAGCCGCTTCCTATGAGATAGACCGTCGCACCTCAACATAGACCGTTGATTGCAGTCTTACGAatcaagtcaccgataaaacagcatgcaCTGGTTCACTGCGCATTACATGCTGACGATTTCGCGAGAAGAAAGAATAGGTGATTTCACCTGATTGCCAACCATTCTTAATATAGCAGAAACGTTGAACCAAGTTAAacacacgatccacaaaacggcatctgcagccctcggcgtcaccaagtcaggtaagtggttcatcaaaagaTGGCTTTGGAAAAACGATGTTGAactaaaggtccgtgaaaagcaaACGCTTCTATCATAAGTTTCTCGAGCATAAAACGCTCAATAAtcagcaaatttataagaatgccaactgggaagcaagaaagtgccctctcaccactcttctttgttcttgttatggacacgtcacacgctttatgcagataatgttttgctAGCATCCAATAGCAAAATGGCCTggagcaacttattcaaatggaatgattgcctgaTGCaagacggtctcagattgaatctaaacaaaactgaatttttgacgaccgatccctataaaacagacacaatcactctCAGTGTCAGTGACTGAACTGGCcgacttaaatatctcgggtcaatgttatcaggcaatggagaactgcgttgtgaaactgtttcatggatgaagtggcgtttcacaaactggtgttctttgtga is a window encoding:
- the LOC119655065 gene encoding UDP-glucosyltransferase 2-like yields the protein MCIEHFTRLNKSGNRKLNASDCTQNENIIQQKLRVIITISAANFLVVLSLTAAGEPAKILGLFATYSKSHLISHKSIMEPLIERGHDVTIVTTLPLKDSAKRYRHIQVSVPPTPKELISGYVNTSKSAYGFLQNTLKGIEFSLEYNNLTLHDPQMRRLMGEETFDLVVFGEFFNTFQIGVAAHFKCPIVMTFTHRPMKVVNDIIGNPLEVTYVPELFMEAAQPLGFLDRVKNLLMVLLMNISFGPYLDYRMENLYKYNFPPEKYPTYNEMLKNVSLILTCSHFSGGIIRPNVPAIVEIGGIQVKPKPNPLPKDIKQFLDGTSKYGAVYLSLGTIVRSADMNSETIKIFYKVLSGLKQRVIWKWEENAPPGKASNILFRKWLPQDYILAHPNIKLFITHGGHGSVVESEYHGVPMVGTPLFADQFSNMDAVQKAGHGLTLGKGKITAENLKSTVEEVLHNPTYRNKVQAFSRIYRDRPMSPRDTAAYWIEYVIRHRGAKHMQSPAVHMNFIQLYGLDVFGFLFAIFSVIFKTLAFMFRKVIHLLFGIKCSNQNKNSSKQKKN